A window of the Budorcas taxicolor isolate Tak-1 chromosome 8, Takin1.1, whole genome shotgun sequence genome harbors these coding sequences:
- the LOC128052043 gene encoding LOW QUALITY PROTEIN: uncharacterized protein LOC128052043 (The sequence of the model RefSeq protein was modified relative to this genomic sequence to represent the inferred CDS: inserted 1 base in 1 codon; deleted 1 base in 1 codon; substituted 3 bases at 3 genomic stop codons): protein MKSSEEKEGKKDDNQPKLVFQESSLYPNLIDLETELFPPPYADPHPPLLPQVPQVSSGEARRRAEPSAPPREGGPAQGTQGRAREVASTVEEEGPEIPSSSVQAFLWPFSTSDLYNWKSQTPSFSEKPQGLIDLLESILFTHNPTWDDCQQLLQVLFTTEERERILLEAQKNMPGVDGRPTTQPNLIEEGFPLVQPNWDFKRAEGRESLQMYRQILMAGLRVAARKPTNLAKVNSVRQEPNESPAAFLERIMEAFRQYTPMDPQADESRAAVMLAFVNQAAPNIRRKLQKVERLGEQSLQDLVRAAERVFNHRETPEEREDHIRREEREFRAEENCKNQKELAQIFFARVENKNRFQKGKKLDSKTEEKPATRKLEKNQCVFCKEIGHWKDKCPKKNLKEGPKNPKNETPSPDSHILYAGEDSDXGGQGSTPLSESWVTINVEGKPVGFMVDTGAQYSVLSQRDGPMSKKSSWVQGATGTKQYGWTTKRHVNLGAHQVTHSFLVIPECLAPLLGRDLLSKVNAQIHFDHGQVSVLDGTGHPLQVLSLALKDEYRLYLPEAPVTISPEVQPWVQTYPQAWAETAGMGLAKQRPAIIVELKASATPVRVRQYPMSQEAWQGITPHIQCLIDAGVLRKCRSPWNTPLLPVKKPGGTDFRPVXDLREVNKRVSDIHPTVPNPYTLLSSLPPSYVWYTVLDLKDAFFSLPLALASQEIFTLEWQEDGGQTPVQLTWTRLPQGFKNSPTLFNEALDEDLCEYWFEHPTIVLLQYVDDLILAATMETECQGATGDLLQTLGTLGYRASAKKAQIAKQEVTYLSYKIKQGQRWLTQAMKETILQIPEPANPRQVREFLGTVGYCRLLILGFAEKARPLYEGTKENKDWKWTESMKTAFQELRHALLEAPALALPNPSKSFQLFIDEWRGIGKGVLTQKWGPWKHPIAYLSKKLDPVAAGWPPCLQIITATMLLVHDADKLTYGQRLLVYTPHAIERVLKQPPGKWISNARLTHYQALLLDTSRIHFQTPCTLNPATLLPNPEGDSPLHDCNEILAGVMAIRKDLTDTPLDNSELIWFTDGSSYVKDGERWVGAAVIDDSGQMIWVETLSPDTSAQRTELIALIQALEXSKGKRITIFTDSRYAFGTVHIQGPIYRERGFLTAEGKEIKNLPEIRRLLEAVQLPQAVSIVHVPGHQKGDSRTARGNRATDLAARKVADEDFIALVLVIRLPPPGMGTLTPTPEYSSTDLAWIQERPNLQQGEDGWYRDSDGYLILPAQLGRQLCEHLHSSTHLGEKKTLMLFQTVRLQFPQHQTTVKNTVHACKACQQMRPGKRQHAGLMYQGERPGQHWEIDFTEVRPGKYGYRYLLVLVDTFSGWVEAFPTKGETAMVVAKNILEEIVPRFGLPVTVGSDNGPAFVSQIVQSLALALGTKWKLHCEYSPQSSGQVERMNRTLKETSTKLAIETGRDWVTLLPFALFRARNTPYQLNLTPFEILYGXPPPVCPIFEGKKLPPPTLGQFQEALMALGKVHSHVWKLLREIHEGQNKGTSPSHNIGPGDWVWVKRHHIKALEPKWKGPYVVLLTTPTALKIDGIGTWVHCNHVHPVVNVPWKRGYLQNHAFWACPGAPRHNWKICGGIQDSYCKSWDCVTSNDGSETPGYRRGDVGNRDLLNFSFVGPVPPYSNREKDHNFAQVKIRFNIDKAKKEKAWVNGISWGLQTRNDLTTYNGIIVVSQVLEPVQMYSIGPNPVEQVHATLYPTTSLPTSQGPTKDPEAGPLAKLGQTDPLWKLVKAAYATLNQTHPEATKSCWFCYNLIPPYYEVVGLNASYNLANGTDPPQCQWGE, encoded by the exons ATGAAGTCTtccgaagaaaaagaaggaaaaaaggacgaCAATCAACCAAAGCTGGtcttccaggaatcttctctgtatcctaatctgataGATCTGGAGACCGAATTGTTCCCACCCCCGTATGCGGATCCACATccgcccttgcttccacaggttccacaagTTTCATCGGGAGAAGCCCGGAGGAGGGCGGAGCCCTCGGCTCCTCCTAGGGAAGGGGGCCCCGCCCAGGGAACTCAGGGAAGAGCAAGGGAAGTGGCCAGCACAGTGGAAGAAGAAGGCCCGGAAATTCCCTCCTCCTCTGTTCAAGCGTTTCTG tggcccttttccactagtgatttgtacaattggaaaagtcagactccctctttctctgaaaaaccgcagggtcttattgatcttttagaatcTATCCTCTTTACTCACAaccccacttgggatgattgtcagcaactgttacaggtgctTTTCACTACAGAGGAGCGTGAGCGAATCCTGTTAGAAGCTCAGAAGAACATGCCGGGGGTAGATGGAAGGCCCACAAcacagcctaacctcattgaggaggggttccccttggtgcaACCCAACTGGGACTTCAAACGCGCTGAAGGTAGGGAGAGTCTCCAAATGTACCGCCAGATCCTTATGGCCGGCCTTAGAGTGGCTGccagaaagccaactaatttggccaaggtaaattcagtgaggcaagagccaaatgagagcccagcagccttccttgaaaggataatggaagcttttagacagtatactcctatggacccacaggcagatgagtctcGAGCAGCAGTTATGCTCGCATTTGTGAATCAGGCAGCCCCCAATATTAGGAGAAAGTTACAAAAGGTAGAGAGGCTGGGTGAACAGTCcctgcaagatctagtgagggcagcagagagagttttcaatcatagagagaccccagaggagagagaggaccacattagaagggaggaaagagaatttagagctgaagaaaactgTAAGAACCAAAAAGAGCTGGCTCAGATATTTTTCGCCagagttgaaaacaaaaataggttccagaaagggaaaaagcTAGACTCAAAGACTGAGGAAAAACCTGCAACGCGTAAGCTTGAAAAAAACCAATGTGTGTTTTGTAAGGAGattggacattggaaagataaatgccccaagaaaaacctaaaagaggggcccaaaaatcccaagaacgagactccctctccagacagtcatatcctctacgcgggtgaggatagtgactaggggggtcagggctcaaCGCCCCTctccgagtcctgggtaactataaatgtggaggggaaaccggttggcttcatggtggatacgggagctcaatactcagtcttaagccaaagagatggacccatgtctaagaaaagtagctgggtgcagggagcaaccgggactaaacaatatggatggactacaaaacggcatgtgaacttgggggcccaccaggtaacccattcctttctggtgatacctgagtgtctaGCGCCCTTGCTGGGaagagatttactgtctaaagtaaatgcccaaattcatttcgaccacgggcaagtgtcagttttagatggaaccgggcatcctcttcaggtcttgtctctggcattaaaggatgaatacagactgtacttgccagaggccccagtgaCAATAAGTCCTGAAGTACAGCCATGGGTTCAGAcataccctcaggcctgggctgaaacagcaggaatgggactggccaaacagaggcccgctattattgtggaactgaaagccagtgccaCACCGGTGAGAGTGcggcagtatcccatgagtcaagaggcttGGCAAGGAATTACTCCTCACATACAATGCCTCATAGATGCTGGGGTCTTGAGAaagtgccggtccccatggaacactcccctgcttCCCGTAAagaagcctgggggaactgattttagaccggttTAAGACCTgcgagaagtcaacaaacgggtgagtgatattcatcctacagttcctaacccttatacattgctaagcagcTTGCCACCAAGCTACGTTTGgtatactgttttagatttaaaagatgcctttttcagtctgcctcttgcccttgcaagccaagagatcttcaCCTTagaatggcaggaagacggtggtcagacTCCTGTGCAGCTGACgtggactcgcttaccacagggtttcaaaaactcaccCACGTTGTTTAACGAGGCCTTGGATGAAGACCTCTGTGAGTATTGGtttgaacaccctaccattgttttattacaatatgttgatgaccttattcTGGCAGCAACTATGGAAACAGAGTGCCAAggggcaacaggtgaccttctccaaaccttggggactttaggttacagggccagtgccaaaaaggcccagattgccaagcaagaggttacatacctcagttataagataaaacagggccagaggtggctaacacaggctatgaaagaaaccatcctccagatccctgagccggccaaccctagacaagtgagagaatttctgggaactgtgggatattgccgATTAttgatcttggggtttgcagaaaaggccaggcccctgtatgaagggaccaaagaaaacaaagactggaaatggactgagtcAATGAAAACGGCCTTTCAGGAGCTCAGGCATGCCTTGCtggaagctcctgcccttgcccttcctAACCCATCTAAGTCTTTCCAATTATTTATAGATGAATGGCGagggataggaaaaggggtactaacacagaagTGGGGACCTTGGAAGCATCCcatagcttacctttccaagaaattggacccagtggcagctggatggccaccttgcctccaaATCATCACAGCCACCATGCTCCTAGTCCatgatgctgataaactgacttatggacagagactcttggtctacactcctcatgctaTAGAGAGAGTTCTGAAACAACCCCCGGGTAAATGGATTTCCAATGCCCGCTTGACACACTACCAGGCCCTGCTACTTGACACCTCACGGATTCATTTTCAAACGCCCTGCACTCTAAACCCGGctactcttttgcccaatccggaGGGGGATAGCCCCCTCCACGATTGCAATGAGATACTGGCCGGAGTAATGGCAATACGGAAGGACTTAACAGATAcgccactggataacagtgagctaataTGGTTTACAGATGGAAGCAGCTATGTAAAAGATGGAGAGAGATGGGTGGGGGCTGCAGTGATAGATGATTCTGGACAGATGATATGGGTGGAGACTCTTTCCCCAGACACCTCAGCACAAAGaacagagttaattgccctgattcaggCATTAG agagtaaaggaaaaagaataactatttttactgacagtcgctatgcttttggcacggtacacatccagggcccgatatatcgggaacgggggtttttgacagctgaaggaaaagagattaaaaacttgCCAGAAATCCGTCGACTTCTGGAGGCTGTGCAGTTGCCTcaggctgtgtcaatagtacatgTACCTGGACATCAAAAAGGGGATAGCCGCACAGCACGAGGAAATCGTGCCACAGATCTGGCAGCTCGAAAAGTGGCTGATGAAGATTTTATTGCTCTGGTGTTGGTGATCAGACTTCCACCCCCAGGTATGGGAACTTTGaccccaacccctgagtattcatccacagaccttgccTGGATCCAGGAACGTCCTAACCTCCAACAAGGAGAggatggatggtaccgagactccGATGGttacttgatactccctgctcagttgggacggcaactgTGTGAGCATCTACACTcgtctactcatctgggagagaaaaagactctgatgctttttCAAACTGTGCGCCTGCAATTCCCCCAGCACCAAACAACTGTGAAGAACACAGTACATGCTTGTAAGgcatgtcaacagatgaggccaggaaagagGCAACATGCAGGACTGATGTATCAGGGAGAAAGGCCAGGAcagcactgggaaatagatttcaccgaggtaaggccaggcaagtatggttaccggtacttgttagtgttggtagataccttctcagggtgggtagaagcttttcctactaAGGGAGAAACTGCAATGGTT GTggctaaaaatattttagaagaaatagttcccaggtttggtcTGCCGGTGACTgttggctctgataatggacctgcttttgtgagccaaatagttcagagccttgccctagctctggggaccaaatggaaattacattgtgaatacagcccacagagctcagggcaagttGAAAGAATGAATCGGACCCTAAAGGAAACTTcaactaaattggctatagagactggcagggactgggtgactctccttcccttcgccctctttCGTGCACGTAATACTCCTTATCagcttaatctgaccccatttgaaattctgtatgggtgacctccccctgtatgtccaatatttgaaggaaagaaacttcCACCTCCTACTTTGGGACAATTCCAGGAGGCTTTGATGGCTTTGGGCAAAGTGCATTCTCAtgtctggaaactgctccgggAAATACATGAGGGTCAAAACAAGGGGACCAGCCCCTCACATAACATCGGCCCCGGAGATTGGGtctgggtcaaaaggcaccacaTCAAGGCACTAGAACCTAAgtggaagggtccttatgttgttcttcttaccaccccaactgccctaaagaTAGACGGTATCGGCacttgggtgcattgcaaccacgtacac ccggtgGTAAATGTACCTTGGAAGAGGGGCTACCTCCAgaatcatgcattctgggcatgtccaggtgcACCCAGGCACAACTGGAAGATCTGTGGGGGGATACAGGACTCTTATTGTAAATCTTGGGACTGCGTAACTTCTAATGATGGGTCAGAGACTCCAGGGTATAGACGGGGGGATGTAGGAAATCGGGACTTGCTTAACTTCTCATTTGTAGGACCCGTACCTCCGTACTCCAATAGGGAAAAGGATCATAACTTTGCCCAGGTAAAAATAAGGTTTAAcattgacaaagcaaaaaaagagaaggcCTGGGTCAACGGGATATCATGGGGACTTCAGACTAGAAATGACCTGACTACTTATAATGGGATCATTGTTGTGAGTCAAGTTTTAGAACCAGTACAAATGTATAGTATCGGTCCAAACCCCGTTGAACAGGTCCATGCAACGCTCTACCCGACAACCTCCCTACCTACATCCCAGGGACCAACAAAAGACCCAGAGGCGGGCCCCCTTGCTAAACTTGGACAAACAGATCCACTGTGGAAATTAGTAAAGGCAGCTTATGCTACCTTAAATCAAACCCATCCTGAGGCAACTAAATCCTGTTGGTTCTGTTACAACTTAATTCCCCCTTATTACGAGGTAGTAGGCCTCAACGCCTCTTACAACCTGGCCAACGGCACCGATCCTCCCCAATGTCAATGGGGAGAATGA